The Lysobacter luteus genome contains the following window.
TGGCGCCGGTGACCTCCTTCTTGCCGGAGGATTGCACGTGGTAGACCGCGCGCTGCAGCACGCGCTGGAAGCCCAGGGTCGGCTGGGTGTCGCGGTCGATGTCATCGGGCAGCACCGATACCGACGTGGCGATGGCCTGCTCGAGGTCGCCACGCAGGCGAGGGAAATCGGCGCTGCAGGCCTTGAGCACGGTCTCGGCCGAGGGGTTGTCGAGCAGCGCGAGCAGCAGATGCTCGACGGTCATGTACTCATGGCGCTCCTCGCGGGCGCGCTTGTAGCACTGGCCGATGCTGAACTCCAGGTCCTTGCTGAACATTGGAAAGCCTCTGAAAGCTGTTGCGGTCCTAGATGGGGGTGCCCGCATGCTTTTCCATGTCACCCCAGCGCGGTGGAAGGGTCACGATGCGGCCGGTTCCGCTTCCATTTATCCAACGAACGATGCGGTGCCTGCAGGCCTCCCGGTCACGCTTTTTCCATCGTGCACAACAAGGGATGCTGGTTCAGTCGCGAGAACTCGTTGACCTGTGCCACCTTCGATTCGGCCACTTCCCGCGTGAAAACCCCGCATACGCCCCTGCCCCGCGTGTGCACGTGGAGCATGATCTGGGTGGCCTTCTCGGCGGTCATCGGGAAAAACCGCATCAGCACCTCGACGACGAAATCCATCGGGGTGTAGTCGTCGTTGAGCAGCAGCACGGAATACAACGGCGGGCGCGCGACTTCGGGCTTGCTGGTCTCGACCAGGGCACCGTGGTGGTGGTCGTGTTCGGGCGATCTTGGCATCGGTGGATTATAGGTCGCCCGGCCGCCGGAGCGATGGACGGCGACACGGTGGGATCGGCAGAATGAACGCCTCAATCGGGGGATCCGCCAATGAAGATGCTGCCTGTCATCCTGCTACTCACCACCGCGCTCGCCGCCGGCGCCGCGGCTGCCGAAGCCGACCCTGCCGTCGCCAGCCAGCTCGACGCGCTCGGTACGAGCTACGAGATCGACGAGGACGGCGACTACATGATGGTGTTCGAGGCCGGCGAAGGCCGCAGCCAGCTCGTGTACATCCGGTCCCCCATCTACGAGTACGGCGCCCACACGATCCGCGAAATCTGGTCGCCGGCATACCGCGCCGAGAACGGCGCGTTCCCGGCATTGGTCGCCAACCACCTGCTCGAGGCCAGCAACGACACCAAGCTCGGCGCCTGGACCAAGCAGGGCGAGTACGCGGTATTCGTCGTCAAGGTCTCGGGCGATGCGAGCAACGAGGAGATCCGCGACGCGATGACCGCCGCCAGCGAGGCCGCCGACGAGATGGAAATCGAACTCACCGGCGGCGGGGACGACTTCTGAGGTGACCTATCGCGAAGGCCGCTTCTGGCAACCCGACGTCACCGTGGCGACCGTAGTCGTGCGCGACGGGCGGTTGCTGATGGTCGAGGAGATGGCCAGCGGCCGGCAGGTCCTGAACCAGCCCGCCGGCCACCTGGAGCCCGACGAGAGCCTGCACGACGCCGCCCTGCGCGAGACGCTCGAGGAAACCGGCTGGCACGTGCGGCTGACGGCGTTCATCGGCGCCTACCAGTGGAAGTCTCCGGACCAGGTCGATCGGCCGGGGCGCCACTACCTGCGCTTCGCGTTCTCGGCCGAGCCGGTGAGCCATGACCCCGACCGGGCGCTGGACACCGGCATCATCCAGGCGCAGTGGATGAGCCCGGCCGACCTGCTGGATGCCTCGGCACGCCACCGCAGCCCGCTGGTGTGGGACACGGTGGCCGATTACCTCGGCGGTCGCCGCTACCCGCTCGACCTCGCCCGGCAGCTGGCATGAGCACGCCGGCAAGGACCGGCACCGGCAATGGTGCGCGGACCATCGTCGGGCTGTCGGGTGGTGTCGACTCGTCGGTCGCGGCACTGCTGCTTCGCGACGCCGGCGAACCGGTCGCCGGGCTGTTCATGCAGAACTGGGCCGACGACGGCAGCGGCGACTGCCGCGCCGAGGACGACCGCCGCGACGCGGTCGCCGTGGCCGGGCGCCTGGGCATCCCGATCCATTTCCGCGACTTCTCCGGCGAGTACTGGAGCGGCGTGTTCGAACACTTCCTGGCCGAGTACGCCGCCGGCCGTACGCCCAACCCGGACGTACTCTGCAACCGCGAGATCAAGTTCAAGCACTTCCTCGACGCGGCCCGCGAACTGGGCGCGGAGGCCATCGCAACCGGGCACTACGCCCGCGTGGCGCACCAGCGCGGCCACTGGCGGCTCCTGAGGGGGGTCGACCGCGGCAAGGACCAGAGCTACTTCCTGCACCAGCTCGGACAGGCACAGTTGTCGGCCACCCGATTTCCGCTCGGCGAGCTGCCAAAGGAGCAGGTCCGACGCATCGCCCGCGAGGCCGGGCTCCCGACGGCGGAGAAGAAGGACTCCACCGGCATCTGCTTCATCGGAGAGCGCGATTTCCGCGAGTTCCTCGGCCGCTACCTGCCCGCGCGCCAGGGCGAGATGCGAACGCCCGACGGCCAGCAGGTGGGTGAGCATCCGGGCGTGTTCTATTTCACCTTGGGGCAGCGCGAGGGGCTCCACCTGGGTGGGGTTCGCGGATTTGCCGCCGCACCTTGGTACGTCGTCGGCAAGGACGTCGCCACCAACACGCTGTACGTTGACCAGGGCAGCGACAGCCCCTACCTCCAGTCCACGCGGCTGCGGACGGAGGTGGCCCACTGGGTCGCCGGAAGCGTCTTGGGCGAGGGCTTCACTTGTACCGCCCAGACCCGGTACCGCCAGGCCGACGAGCCCTGCGAGGTCACCGTCGGCGACGACGGGACGCTGGAAGTCCGCTTCGACCGGCCCCAACGTGCAGTGACACCCGGCCAGTCGCTGGTGCTCTACGACGGCGACGAATGCCTCGGCGGCGCCGTGATCGCCGCCACAGACGCTCCACTCGAACAACGCCTCAAGGGCCAGATGCCATGACCGATTCCGCCGATCCGATTTCCGACCGCGTGCTCGCCCTGGCCGGGCTGGTCCAGGCATTGGCACAGGTGCGGCGCATCGCCGACACCGGACAGGCCAACGAAAGCGTGCTCGCGACGTCTCTCGACTCGATCTTCCGGATCGACGCCGAGTCGCCGGCCGCCGTCTATGGCAGCCGCGCCAACCTGCGCCCGGGCCTGACCCTGCTGCGCGACTACTTCGGCAACCGCGCCCGTGACGAGCAGCTCCCCCGCCTTGCCCTGGCGGTGATGCAACTCGAGCGCCGGTTCGTGCGCGACGACGAGATTGCCGACAAAGTGGTCCGGGGCATCAACGCCCAGGCCGCCACCGCCGAGGCGTCCGGGAGCACCCATCCCGACGTGCTCGCAGGGCTTGGCGCGCTGTACGCCGACACCCTGAGCCACCTGCGCCCCCGCGTGCTGGTGCAGGGCAACCCGCACTACCTGGGGCAGGCCTCGGTGGTCGCCGAGGTCCGCGCCGTGCTTCTTGCGGCGGTGCGTTCGGCGGTGCTGTGGCGCCAGCTGGGCGGCAGCCTGTGGGACTTCCTGCTGCGCCGCAAGGCCATGCTCGAGGCGGTCGAAGCGCAACTGCGCTGAGCCTCGAGGAAGCGGCCGGCGGACGCTGCGTTGCGGCAGGGAAACACTGAATCCGGCATAATTACGGGGTTCAAACGCGGTGTCCCGCAGCCCTCCCGCGTCCTTCCCCTCGCTGCCCCCAGCCACGGAGCTCCAAATGGCCGACTCCTTCGCCACCCGCGCGCAACTCGACGTCAACGGCAAGTCCTACACGTATTTCAGCCTGCCGACCTTGGGCAAGCGCTTCGACCTGGGCAAGCTGCCCTACTCGATGAAGATCCTGCTCGAGAACCTGCTCCGCCACGAGGACGGCGGCATGACGGTCGGCAAGGAGCACATCGAGGCGGTCGCTCAGTGGGACGCGAAGGCCGAGCCCGACACCGAGATCGCCTTCATGCCGGCCCGCGTGGTGCTGCAGGACTTCACCGGCGTGCCCTGCGTGGTCGACCTGGCGGCGATGCGCGACGCGGTGAGCCGGCTGGGCGGCAACGCCGGACAGATCAACCCGCTGATCCCGTCCGAACTGGTGATCGACCACTCGGTGCAGGTCGACGTGTTCGGCCGTCCGGATGCGCTGGACCTCAACGGCAAGATCGAGTTCGAGCGCAACGCAGAGCGCTACAGCTTCCTGCGCTGGGGCCAGAAGGCACTGGAAAACTTCAAGGTGGTGCCGCCCAACACCGGCATCGTCCACCAGGTCAACCTGGAAAACCTCGCCCGCGTGGTGATGGAGCGCGAGGTGGACGGCACTTTGCTGGCGTTCCCGGACACCGTGTTCGGCACTGACAGCCACACCACGATGATCAACGGCATCGGCGTGCTTGGCTGGGGCGTGGGCGGCATCGAGGCCGAGGCCGCGATGTTGGGCCAGCCGTCGTCGATGCTGATCCCGCAGGTAGTCGGCTTCAAGCTGAGCGGCAAGCTGCCCGAGGGCGCCACCGCCACCGACCTGGTACTGACGGTCACCCAGATGCTGCGCAAGTACGGCGTGGTCGGCAAGTTCGTGGAGTTCTTCGGTGACGGCCTCCAGCACCTGCCGCTGGCCGACCGCGCGACGATCGCCAACATGGCGCCCGAGTACGGCGCAACCTGCGGCATCTTCCCGGTCGATTCGGAGGCGGTGCGCTACCTGCGCCTGTCCGGCCGCAGCGAAGAGCAAATCGCGCTGGTGGAGGCCTACGCCAAGGCCCAGGGCATGTGGCATGAACCGGGCGCGCCGGAAGCGACCTACTCCGCCACGCTCGAACTGGACATGGGCGACGTCAAGCCCTCGCTTGCCGGCCCCAAGCGTCCGCAGGACCGCGTGCTCCTGTCGGACATGAAGTCCAACTTCCGCGAGAACGTGGGCCCGCTGGTCGCCCACCGCGCCGAGCCGACCGACCGCCAGATCCAGCGGTTCGAGAAGGAAGGCGGTGGCCAGCCGCAGGCCGAGCGCCTGGCGGCCAAGCCGGTCTGCTCCCGCATCAACATCAAGGACCAGGATGTCGAGTTGCGCGACGGCTCGGTGGTGATCGCCGCGATCACGTCCTGCACCAACACCTCCAACCCGGCGGTGATGCTGGGCGCCGGCCTGCTGGCCCGCAAGGCCGCCGCCAAGGGCCTGACGTCGGCCCCGTGGGTCAAGCCATCGCTCGGCCCGGGTTCGCGCGTGGTCACCGACTACCTGCAGAAGGCCGGCGTACTGGCCGACCTTGAGACCCTCGGCTTCTACGTGGTCGGCTACGGCTGCACCACGTGCATCGGCAACTCCGGCCCGCTGCCCGAGGCGGTGTCCAAGGGCATTGCCGAGAATGATCTCGCGGTCGCCTCGGTGCTGTCGGGCAACCGCAACTTCGAGGGCCGCGTGCACTCGGAAGTGAAGATGAACTACCTCGCCTCGCCGCCGCTGGTGGTGGCCTACGCCATCGCCGGCACGGTCGACATCGACCTGACCACCGAGCCGCTGGGCAAGGACCGCGACGGCAACGACGTATACCTGCGCGACATCTGGCCGACCAACAAGGAGATCGGCGACACCATCGCCGCGACCGTTGGCCCCGAACTGTTCGCGCAGAACTACGCCGACGTGTTCAAGGGCGACAGCCGCTGGAACCAGATCGAGTCGCCGGAAGGCGAGTCGTTCGAGTGGGACGAGGCGTCCACCTACATCAAGAACCCGCCGTACTTCGACGGCATGACGATGGAGGTCGGTGCGATCGAGGACGTACGCGGTGCGCGCGTGATGGGCCTGTTCGGCGACTCGATCACCACCGACCACATCTCCCCGGCCGGAAACATCAAGAAGGATTCGCCGGCGGGCCGCTTCCTGCAGTCGCGTGGCGTGCAGCCGGCCGATTTCAACAGCTACGGCAGCCGTCGCGGCAACGATGACGTGATGGTCCGCGGCACGTTCGCCAACATCCGCATCAAGAACCTGATGATGGGTGGCGAGGAAGGCGGCAACACGCTGTACTTCGCGAAGGACGGCGGCGCCGGCGAGCGCATGTCGATCTACGACGCGGCGATGAAGTACAAGGCCGAAGGTACCCCGCTGGTGGTGTTCGCCGGCAAGGAATACGGCACCGGCTCGTCGCGCGACTGGGCGGCCAAGGGCACCAACCTGCTCGGCGTCAAAGCGGTCGTGGCCGAGAGCTTCGAGCGCATCCATCGCTCCAACCTGGTGGGCATGGGCGTGCTGCCGCTGCAGTTCCTGGCCGGCGAGAATGCGCAGACCCACGGGCTGGACGGCTCGGAGACGATCGACGTGGTCGGCCTGCAGGACGGCGCGGCCAAGCGTGCGACGGTCGTGGCCCGCAAGGCCGACGGCACTGAAAAGCGCTTCGAGGTCCACGTGATGCTGCTGACGCCCAAGGAAGTGGAGTACTTCCGCCACGGCGGGATCCTGCACTACGTGCTGCGCCAGCTGGCGGCGAAGAAAGCCGCCTGATCGGCATTGCCAGAATGTGGCACCGGAACGGGCGGCCCAGGCCGCCTGTTTCCGTTTTCGGTTTTCCGTTTCCCGGACCGCGCCCAGGCGCGCGCCAGCCGATGTGACTGCTCAGGGGCCGGGAGTCCACTCCGCGCTGACCAGCCGCCAGTCCCCTTCCTCGACCCGCCAGGCCGTGCTCACGTTGTAGATGCTGGCCGCATCCGGCAAGGCGCGGCCCGCCCCGCCAGTCACCACGGCGGTGAAGTCGACGGTGGCGTACCCGTCGCTCATCGCGACATCCAGTGGTCCGGGCCGGACCCCGGTTTCGCGATGCCGCAGGAACATCACCGCGGCCATGCGGCGAGCGCCGTCACGGTCGAGCCCGTCGGGGCCGATGAAGTCCTCGGCCAGCGCGCCTTCCACCGCCGACGCGTCGCGTTGCTCGATCGCCGTCCGCAACCCGCCCACCGCGTCGCGCAGTTCCGCTTCGCCGGGTTCGCCTGCGCATCCGGCCAGCAGCAGCCCCGTCAGCAGCACCCGCCATGCCCGTGGTTTGTTCGCCATCAATCCCCTTCCTTTCGCGCGCCGCGGCGCCTCCGCCACGCCCCGCCAAGTTCTTGCCAGCCCATGGGGGCTATGCTCCAATCGACCGGACCATACTTGCACGCATCGACGGTGCGCCTGCAAGCCGGAACAAGAATAAAGACAGCAGGGGGAATGCAATGACCGCGGAACGTCCATGGCTTGAACAGTATCCGGCGGGTGTCCCTGCTCAGATCGACGTCGACGAGTTCGCCTCCGTCGTCGCGGTACTGGAAAGTGCGATCGACAACTTCCGCGACCGTCCGGCGTTCTCCAGCCTCGGCAAGACCCTGACCTACGGCGAGATCGACGAGCTCAGCGCCCGCTTCGCCGCCTACCTGCTGGGTGAGCTCGGCCTCAAGAAGGGCGATCGCGTCGCGATCATGATGCCCAACTGCCTGCAGTATCCGATCGCCACCTTCGGCGTGCTGCGTGCCGGCATGACGGTGGTCAACACCAACCCGATGTACACCCCGCGCGAACTCAAGCACCAGCTGGTCGACTCCGGCACCAGCGTGATCCTCGTGCTCGACAACTTCGCCCATACCGTGCAGCAGGTGCTTGCCGACACGCCGGTCAAGAAGGTGATCACCACCGGGCTCGGCGACATGCTGGGCTTCCCGAAGGGCGCGGTCGTCAACTTCGTGCTCAAGCACATCAAGAAGATGGTGCCGCCGTATTCCATCCCCGGCGCGGTGCGCTTCCGCGACACGCTCGAGGCCGGCAGCCGGCACGCGCTGCCGAAGGTGGAAGTCACCAGCGACGACATCGCCTTCCTGCAGTACACCGGTGGCACCACCGGCGTGGCCAAGGGCGCGATGCTGACCCATCGCAACCTGGTCGCCAACATGCAGCAGGCCGCTGCCTGGGTGGGCACCAATGTGCGTCCGGGCCACGAGGTGATCATCACCGCGCTGCCGCTGTACCACATCTTCGCGTTGACGGCGAACGGCCTGGTCTTCATGAAGTTCGGTGGCCTCAACCACATGATCACCAACCCGCGCGACATGCCGGGCTTCGTGAAGGAGCTCAAGGGCGTCAAGTTCACCGCCATCACCGGCGTCAACACGCTGTTCAACGGACTGTTGAACACCCCCGGTTTCGATGAGGTGGACTTCTCCTCGCTGCACCTGACCCTGGGTGGCGGCATGGCCGTGCAACGTTCGGTGGCCGAGCGCTGGAAGAAGGCGACCGGCTGCACGCTGGTAGAGGCGTACGGCCTGACGGAGACCTCGCCGGCCGCCTGCATCAACCCGATGGACCTGGCCGAGTACAACGGTTCGATCGGCCTGCCGATTCCCTCGACCGACGCCTGCATCAAGGACGAGGACGGCAACCTGTTGCCGGTCGGCGAGGTGGGCGAGCTGTGCATCAAGGGCCCGCAGGTGATGAAGGGCTACTGGCAGCGTCCAGGTGAGACCGCCGAGGCGATCGATGCCGACGGCTGGCTGCACACCGGCGACATGGCAAGGATGGACGAGCAGGGCTTCTTCTACATCGTCGACCGCAAGAAGGACATGATCCTGGTGTCGGGCTTCAACGTGTACCCGAACGAGATCGAGGATGTCATCGCGATGATGCCCGAGGTGCTCGAGGTGGCCGCGGTGGGCGTGCCTGACGAGAAGTCGGGCGAAGCGGTCAAGGTGGTGATCGTTAAGAAGGACCAGTCGCTCACCGCCGAGCAGGTCCTCCAGCACGCGCGGGCCAACCTGACCGGCTACAAGCGGCCCCACTTCGTCGAGTTCCGCTCGGAGCTGCCCAAGACCAACGTTGGCAAGATCCTGCGTCGCGAGCTGCGCGACGAAGCCACGCCAGGCTGACCGCCGGGGCCTCCGCCCCACCCGCGAACGCCCCGGAAGGCCCCTCTCGAGGGGCCTTTCCCATTTCCATACGCGGGGCAATGGTTTTCGCGATGCAGGTGTAGCATCGATTTCCGTGGGCTCCATCACCTCGCCCCGCAGCCCACCTCGCATGCGGGCGACCAGCCGAGGACGCAACATGAGCATGACGGAGAAACTCCCGCGCGGAGGCGCACGTTCCACATTGCGGGTCGAATCCGACCTGCATGGCGATACCCATTGGCTGTACATGCACGCCGACGCCGGGAGTGGCGTGCGGCCCTGCTTCCGCACCGAGCTCATGGACGAGATGTGGGGTTACCTGTCGGCGGTCACACTGCCCCCCGGCGCACGCCAACCCGGGCGCCTCAGGCACGTCGTGGTTGCGTCCGACGCGCCGGCCTTCAACCTGGGAGGCGACCTGGCGTTGTTCGCCGCGCTCATCCGGGACAAGCGGAGCGACTTGCTGCTCGACTACGCGCGCCGCTGCATCGACGGCGTCCACCACCTGCACGGCGGCCTTGGCGGCGATGTACGCACCATCGCGCTGGTGCAGGGCGACGCCCTGGGCGGCGGCATGGAACTGGCGCTGGCCTGCCACACGATCGTCGCCGAGGAAGGCGTCGATATGGGGCTGCCCGAGGTGCTGTTCGGGCTGTTCCCGGGCATGGGCGCCTATTCGTTCCTGTGCAAACGCGTCCCGCCGCAACTGGCCGAGAAGCTCATACTCGACGGCAACATCCGCAGCAGCGACGAGCTCTACCGGCTTGGCGTCGTGGATGTGCTTGTGCCCAGGGGTGGCGGCGAAGCGGCCGTGCGTGACCTGATCCGCCAACAACAACGCGCACCCAACGCGCATCTGGCGTTGAATGCCGCGCGTGCCATCGCGCAGCCGGTGAGCCACGAGGAGCTGATGGCGATCACCGAGGTGTGGGTCGACGCCGCGCTCGCGCTCGGGGACAAGTCGTTGCGGATGATGGACCGGATCGTGCGCGCCCAGAGTCGGCGATCCGGCGCCCACTGAGCGCTCGGACACCGGCCCGGACAGGGAAGATCAGGGGGACCGCTCGCCGTCGCGAGGCGTGCGGGCCTGCTGGCGGGACTCAAGTGCGCGGCGCCCTTGTGCCAAGTGCTCACCCAGCAGGCCCAGTTGCTGTCGCCAGTCTCGCGACAGTTGCCAGTCGGCCATCGCCATGGCGTCGCCCGCCGCGGTCGCGGCACCGACCAGGCCCAGATTGCCCGCTACGCCCTTGAGGGCATGCGCCTGCTCGCGCGCGATGGTCCAGTCCGCGCCCTCGGAGGCGCGCGCGAAGGCCGTCAGGCAGGCTTCGGCGTCGCGCAGGCACTGCGTCACGAACTTGCGCTCGAACTCGATGCCCAGGCCGAGGGACTGGAACTCGTCCAGGACCCCCGGATCGAAAACGCCATCCGACGAGGCACGCGGCGCGCGCGGTTCCGGCGCGCCGGCGGCCGTGCCCACGCGCACGCCGGAAGCCACCTCGGCCAGCGTGTCGAGGAGTCGTGTCGCAGAGACCGGCTTGGCCAGGAAGGCGCGAGCACCGGCCTGTTCGCAGGCCTGGATGGACTGCGGGGTCACGTCGGCGCTGAGCACGAGCACTGGCGTTCGGGTGGCGCCGCCCGCCTCCATCACCCGCAGTTGCCGGAGCATGTCGAGCCCGCTCAACCCCGGCATGTGCAGGTCGACCACGACCGCGTCGTAGTCAGTCGTTTCCAGCGCGGCGAGCACCTCCTCGCCCCCCTCGACGCACACCACACGGTGGCCGGCCTTCTGCAGCAACCGCTGCAGCACCATGCGATTGGCTGCATGGTCGTCCGCCACCAGGATGCCGAGGCTGCGAACCCGGAGACGATGGCGGAGGAACGGGTCGGCAAACGCAATGACGTTTTCCGCCTGCGCAGAAGGCTCCGGATCGACCGGTGCAGCGCTCCGCCCGGCGTCCGCCATGGGGGGCGCTGCCACCGCGCCCTGTTCGCGGGCCTCGACGACGTCGAAAGGCAACTCGACCCAGAAGCGGCTGCCGCGGTGCTCGGTACTCTCGAACCCGATGTTGCCGCCCATTGCCTCGGTCAGGCCCTTTGCGATGGTGGTGCCCAGGCCGGTGCCGCCGTGACGGCGCGAGAGGCCGGCATCGGCCTGCTCGAACGCCTCGAACAGGCGCTGGCGCACGGCCATCGGGATGCCGATTCCGGTGTCGGTGACGGTGAAGCGCAGCATCGCCCTCCCGTTGGTCACCGGGCCGGGCTCGACCTCAAGATGGACAGAGCCGCTCTCGGTGAATTTGACCGCGTTCCCGGCCAGGTTGATCAGCACCTGGCGCAGGTAGCCGGCATCGCCGCGCACCAGCTCGGGCACCCCGGACGATACCGTGGCCTGGTAGTGCAGATGCTTGGCACGCGCCTGCGGCTGGAGGATCAGGCCGATGCCGTCGACCAGCTCGCGGGGCGAGAACTCCACGCGCGCCAGCTTGACCTTGCCGGCCTCGATCGCGGCGATGTCGAGCACGTCCTCGACCAGTGACAGCAGGCTTCGGGTGGATGCCTGGATGGTCGCCAGGCACTCGCGTTGCTCGTCATCCAGCCGGGTGGTCGCCAGCACCTCGGACATGCCCGCCAGGCCGTTCAGCGGGGTGCGGAACTCGTGGCTCATGTTGGCGAGGAAGCGGCTCTTCGCCTCGTTGGCGCGGCGCGCCTCCTCGGTGGCGGCGGTCAGGGCCCGGAGCAATCCGGAGAGGTACAGGGGAATGGCGACCAGTCCCAGCCACAGTCCGATGCCCAGGCTCAGGTTGGCCTGCCAGTAGCCACTGCCGACCAGTACGCTGCCAAACGCGACGCACGCCGCGGTAATCGCCGCGGCCAGGTAGCGGTTGCCGAACCGCAGGCCGTTGCCGACCGTGACCCACATGATGATCACGTACACCCAGGCCAGCGGTTCGCCCATGCGGATCATGGCGGCGGCCATCAGCCCGTAGTCGGCGGCCATGCCGATGGCGCGGCGAACGTGGGACTTCCCCGGCAGGAAGGCGATCCAGCCCAGCAGGACCATGCCCACCACGAAGCCCATCTCGACCATCGTGAGCACGGCGGTGTACGCGCTCGGGTCGAGCGACCCGCCGGCGCCGCGCAGCAACAGGTACACCAGCACCACGGTGAGCACCAGGATCCGTACCGTGGCCTGGCCGTGTTCGCTGTCCGGCCGCTGTGAGAAGCGGGCCATCAGGCGGGCCAGCAGGCGGGGCAACGGTCGCGAAACCGGGTGCTTCATGTCGGCTACTCCATGCCGGTGCGGGGGGTTGTCCCGGGAAACTGCCTGCAGATCTCCTCCAGCCGCTCGCGCGACTGGACCAGGGCGGACACGCACACCGGGTCGAACAGGCGCCCGGACTGCTCCTGCAGGTACGCCAGCGCGTCCGCCAGGCTCCACGCCGGCTTGTACGGTCGCG
Protein-coding sequences here:
- a CDS encoding ATP-binding protein, with translation MKHPVSRPLPRLLARLMARFSQRPDSEHGQATVRILVLTVVLVYLLLRGAGGSLDPSAYTAVLTMVEMGFVVGMVLLGWIAFLPGKSHVRRAIGMAADYGLMAAAMIRMGEPLAWVYVIIMWVTVGNGLRFGNRYLAAAITAACVAFGSVLVGSGYWQANLSLGIGLWLGLVAIPLYLSGLLRALTAATEEARRANEAKSRFLANMSHEFRTPLNGLAGMSEVLATTRLDDEQRECLATIQASTRSLLSLVEDVLDIAAIEAGKVKLARVEFSPRELVDGIGLILQPQARAKHLHYQATVSSGVPELVRGDAGYLRQVLINLAGNAVKFTESGSVHLEVEPGPVTNGRAMLRFTVTDTGIGIPMAVRQRLFEAFEQADAGLSRRHGGTGLGTTIAKGLTEAMGGNIGFESTEHRGSRFWVELPFDVVEAREQGAVAAPPMADAGRSAAPVDPEPSAQAENVIAFADPFLRHRLRVRSLGILVADDHAANRMVLQRLLQKAGHRVVCVEGGEEVLAALETTDYDAVVVDLHMPGLSGLDMLRQLRVMEAGGATRTPVLVLSADVTPQSIQACEQAGARAFLAKPVSATRLLDTLAEVASGVRVGTAAGAPEPRAPRASSDGVFDPGVLDEFQSLGLGIEFERKFVTQCLRDAEACLTAFARASEGADWTIAREQAHALKGVAGNLGLVGAATAAGDAMAMADWQLSRDWRQQLGLLGEHLAQGRRALESRQQARTPRDGERSP